DNA sequence from the Odontesthes bonariensis isolate fOdoBon6 chromosome 18, fOdoBon6.hap1, whole genome shotgun sequence genome:
CTTTTTCATGTCTCAGGGCTTGCATGAATTGAAAACTAAAACCCCCCAACTGCTGACAAGGAaaggggaaggaaaaaaaataaaaaaataaaaagaacagatGAGTTTAAATGGTCAGaaaattaaaagacaaaaaaaaaaaaaaaaaaaaaagggagaaacagAATGGTGAGCAACGCAGTGTCGAGGCTAAACTTGAAATTTAGAATTTGCACGCTCAGCACTTAGGAGCCAAGTGCCATAAAAGAGGTTCGATgttaaaggggggggggggggtgtacaaaaaaagaaaagcttcagAAGAGACATCACAGCTGTGCAAGCACAACAACCCCCATCACAGTAAAGGGGAAGTCTGACCAGTGCAGCAGTTAACAGCACATTTGTAGCAGTTCATCAAATTACACCACTGAGTTCACAGCAGGCTTTCTTACGCCAGGCAACAACCTCAATATTATTAcgatcattttttttaatgaggggAAATTTAACAGTTTGACAAACTTTCACTGAGTGACCATGGACACAATAATCTGCCCGTAAGACGCCCCATAACGTCAGTCCTCAGCGTGCCGTCTTGTCAATCACTCAGAAGCTAAATGTGCAAACCACAAAAAATAGCAAGTagagaaataagaaaaacaaaacaattccaCCCGCACTATTCCAGAGTGACCAACTCAAAGTGAACATTAGTGTCTTTTCTCCTTCGTCTAGTCCCATTCAgttctgtgagtgtgtgactgagGCGGCAGCTGATCCTGCACTTCAGGACCGTTTGAGCTTTGCCagcctctgcagcagctgcagctgtctggctttcagctgcttcctctCCTGAGCCTTCTGCCTCTCCATGGCGTGCAGCTGCTGCAGGTACTCAGTGGCTCGAGTCAAGATCGCCACTTTGGGCGTCTTGGGGCAGTCCGCTAAGCCCGGGATCTCGTCCCGCAGCGACAGGAAGCGCGAGCGCAGGTCGTTCCGCCGCTTGCGCTCCAGGAAATTGTGCGCCCTGCGTTTGTCTGTGTCCTCGCAGTCCGACGACTGGGGGCTGGAGAGCTGCGACGGGGGCTTTGAGGGCGAGCTGTGGGTCTGGTGggagaaggaagaggaggaggaagaggagtagGGTGGGGATGAAGGCGATGTGGAGGAGGTAGGAGAGGAGGCGCTGAGGTTCGGAGACTCCGACCTGACTCCTGCAGCGGTTACGTGAGACTTTCTGCTGTCAAAGTTCAGGGGGGCGTGGCCGGGGCGAGGCTGGTGGTAATGAGAGTTCTGGTGAGGTTGGGACGAAGGGGCAGAGCCGTCCTGCCGAACTCTCTTTCGGGGCGGCTCGGAAACCGCTGGCAGGGTGTCCGGGGAGGGGGCAgcgtagttgtgctgctgttggTGGATGGAAATGTGGAAACGCTTCATGCCGGGGTCATGGGGGTCGGCTCGCACCGTGATGGTCACCGGTTTGCGGGTGTTGACCAGCCGACGAGGTTTGCGCTGCTGCTTGTGCTCCACCGTCACCACATCAatctcctcttcatcctcatccTTGTCGTCTTCATCATCTGAAACAGATAAAATTTACATTTGATCAATTAAAACGCACGCTTGCACGACCCGTCACACTCAACCAACTCCTTCGCATAACCTCCCAAAATCTGCTTGATCCATTACACACCAAAGAGCATGCACCCTTCCAAATGCCCTGAAGCGTCACTGCTTTACCTCCCACAGTGCAAATTCCCCCTCTTCGATCATGTGTGCAGAATGAGGatgaggggagggggggtggaAGACAGGGGTTGGGTGAAGAAGCACTCAGGTGCAAAATGGACAATTCTTCAGCTTGTCAAAACAAGCCGGCTAATATTCAACTCGGCATACGTTGAAAACAATTTGCCGCTCTGTTTACAAGAGTGGAAACGGCCTTTATCGACTCGATTGTCACCGACTGAAGATTTTCTGTGCTTTTATGAACCGAAACGCGCTTAAAGTGACCGACCTCTGCCACCTGGACTGCTCAGAATGTAGAAAACTCTCAATGAAGAGGAATGGACAAAGATCGTTGGAGTGAGGAGCAACTGTCTGTTAATCTCAACAGCGTTCATATGGCAAAAGATTACATCTTCCTTCACGGGGGCATACAGTAGTAATCATCTTAAGCTGACCTACAATGGACCCCCTCATAAAAACGTTCCTTTCCTGACTCCTGAGGCTCCTCTTCATAGAGCACATATTATCCCCCGACATGTGGTAAGATGCTCCCTTCAAACCCAGGCCTAGCCGGCCTCCTTAATGGGTAATCCCGCTCTATTCACAGCCCAGGCTGGCTCGGACCAAATCCACCCACTGACACATTTGGCGCCGCAGCCTGTTGAGCCGAAGAATGCAGCAACAAGTTCCCTTTGTGACATTCCACACACCATTATGCATGGTCCGGGCTCAGCGTCACATGGCAGCCTACATACCAAACTCAATCAGACAGGTTTTTGGGAGTGGAAAACTGGGGAGGAAAAGTAGGTCTGAATAAGGAAAAATCTCGGCTAGACATAATACAAGGAGTGGGGTGTTCCCCTCCTTTCCCTTCCTGTTACATAAAAAAGGTCAAATAGCCTAACCCGCGCTCTTCATTGAATTCATGTCAAAAGCGATCCGGGCAGAAGTGGAGAGGATACTGTTGTCATAAGTCAGAGTGTGGAGGAGCAGGGAGAGGGAGCAGCTGGTCTGCTGGAGCCCTGCCAAGCAGCAGATGTTTCAATGGGTGTGTCTCTCTGGGCTTCAAGCATGTGTTGCATGCACCAAGGTAACGCAATGCAGTCATGAGCCATGCCAACCACCACTGCCACACAATGACCAACAGAAAGGGAAGACTAACAACTGCGCTGGTGAAGAAAAAGACACCAGTTTGAAAAGGTTAAATAAACcctgacaaaaaaaactaattaaaataaaaataaaaggatttATCCAGATACACCAATGGGGTGAATTATATAAAGTATGTACCTCCTTtgaaatttgaagaaaaaaggtGGAAATAACACAAGAAAAGTACccgcggtgtgtgtgtgtatgtgtgtgtgtgtgtgtgtgtgaactgtGTGCGAACTGTGTGCTATATTAGACCGAAACTCAAAGCCCATTAGGATCAAACAGAGATCAACAAACACAGACCCTCTctaagcagaaaaaaaagcttattgGTTACTGACCTGATGAGTCGGTGTGAGACTCTGAACCGGAGGACACTTGTTTCTTGCATCCAGCGCTCAACGGGAAAGTGAGCACCGCAGCCGGGTCCACACAGTCCGCAGCCAAGCCGCTGGCGGCCGCCGTGTCAGCGAGCGCACCCTGCGCCCTCCCCGGGGACGTAACCGGGGGCCCGGCTGCGACTTTGGCAGCCGGCCCCGTCCCGGGACAGGGAGCGCAGCGCTCCCCTACAACTCTCTCCAGCTGTTGTCCGGCGGAGAAGCCGCTCCACATGCAGTCCTGGATGATGATGGAGCTCAGGTTCCCAAAAGAGTCCCCGCTCGTTGCCAGCTTGCAGGGCaggtcctgctgctgctgctgctgctgctgctcgtcCTCCTGCCCCAAGAACTGGGACACCCACTCCAGCTTGTCCCCGAGGGACGGGTACAGGAGCCCGACCTTGCCCGATCCTTCCACCGCCCGGACAGGGGACATGGGCGGGGTCGGTACCAGCTCGAATTTCTTCCATATGTCCTCGCTGGGAGCAGTGGACTTGAAGAAATCCTCGTCCGGGTCGTGGTCGTCGTAGAAATAATGCTGATAGTGGTCGAGGTGGTCCATGTCCCAGTTTTCATAACGAGGCGCGGTGGAGCTGATGCCCGGCATGGGGGCTGCAGGCGGGAGGGGCGTGAATCACTCCCTGTTGCCTCTGTCTGTGGAGGGATACAGAGTCAACAGTTGAATCAGAACTGAGCCTTATTCTGATCCCAATAATCACCCCGCTGTTTGCAGACATGTTGCCCTCCGGGGGAGGGGGTTATGTGTGGCTTCCGTGGCCATGCATAAAGCAGCTATTTTGCATGCGTCAGACCACCGGATAATTAAGAGTTTGGACATCATGCAGTtcattgaagaagaaaaaaaaaactagatatAAACAGCCTGTAAGAGCGCACTGGTGATTATAACAACCAGACGGGTGGCTTGTTTCTCGACTCATAAGGAAtcctaaaaattaaaaaaaaaataaaaaaatttaaaaattgcTGCTGAGAAGTTTCAAGTTTCGCAACGCCGTTTAGTTACGTAACACTGCTTTAGTAGTATACTGTGACAGAGTcacggagggggaggaggggtgaGTGGGTTTCAGTGGCTGCTCAGCAGAAAATAGACCGATTAAGTTAGGCCGAAATCGATTAATTGGATAGACAGGTACCAGCCTCGCCCGCCAATGAAACTGTTCCGACGAAGAAGCCGTATGGAAAGTAGATGATCTGGCTCCTCCTCGGTCCGGCTCCTTATCAAGCTCAAAGAATTCAGCTGCGACTGAAGAGCGCCGATCAGTTAATTAAGCTGCAAAGCCCCCGAAACTTCAAGCGGCCGCTTTATCGCCTTTGAAAAACCGCCACCACCACACCGTGCTTGTGTGGTAAAATCATCACCGGGGAGGTTGCTGGGAATTtgttacacacacaaacatgtatatatttatttatttttttaaatgagcgaGTTTTACCTGCTATCTGAGTCTTCATAGATCCACCGTGCGCAATATGAGTGTCCAAAAGCAGCAGCGGTCACAACGAGTCTTTACGAGTAGACTGGTTTAAATATAAGCTCCACTCCCGCGTCTCCCGTtcgctgctttttttttctctctctctcttttgttgttgttgttgtcgccttttttttgctttttttttttttttttccctggtgGCAAACCGTCGCAGAGGTTAATGATTCCGTTTGGTCGCAGTCCCTCCGCTCCAGGGGCCGTGTGAGCGTCGGCTGTGCCTACTTTCTTTGCAGACTGCTGCACTATATGATCCAGGGGAAGGAGAATTGGATGTTATGCATAAGAGGGCGGGACGTAGTAGCAGAGCCACGCCTGCTCTTTAAAGGTGCAACACACTCAAAACACACGTATGAATC
Encoded proteins:
- the myclb gene encoding protein L-Myc-1b, with protein sequence MPGISSTAPRYENWDMDHLDHYQHYFYDDHDPDEDFFKSTAPSEDIWKKFELVPTPPMSPVRAVEGSGKVGLLYPSLGDKLEWVSQFLGQEDEQQQQQQQQDLPCKLATSGDSFGNLSSIIIQDCMWSGFSAGQQLERVVGERCAPCPGTGPAAKVAAGPPVTSPGRAQGALADTAAASGLAADCVDPAAVLTFPLSAGCKKQVSSGSESHTDSSDDEDDKDEDEEEIDVVTVEHKQQRKPRRLVNTRKPVTITVRADPHDPGMKRFHISIHQQQHNYAAPSPDTLPAVSEPPRKRVRQDGSAPSSQPHQNSHYHQPRPGHAPLNFDSRKSHVTAAGVRSESPNLSASSPTSSTSPSSPPYSSSSSSSFSHQTHSSPSKPPSQLSSPQSSDCEDTDKRRAHNFLERKRRNDLRSRFLSLRDEIPGLADCPKTPKVAILTRATEYLQQLHAMERQKAQERKQLKARQLQLLQRLAKLKRS